CGGCCAGCCAGTTTCTTATGGCTCCGTCCGACGTCCGTGGGCCGTGGCCACTGGCCAAGGTGCTCGTTTCGTTGCACGACAAGAGGGCGTCAGAAATGACGTTGATGCGCTGACGACGCGACGACGCACGCTCACGGGACTGCCGTCTCCCTCGGCCTTCTTCTATTCACGCCACAGATGCCTAGAGCTGCTACAGTACCTGCGGGCGAACGAGACGCCACTCTAGGTACTAGCGAACCTAGAGCCGTCCACTGATCACCGACCATATATAATGCCGCACGacgacgcgcgcgcgcgcgctgcTCCTTCCGCTGGTCCCTTACTCGCCGGCGCCGCGGCCGTCGTCGTGCTGGTCTACCTGCCGCTCCTCGCGGTCGCGGGTGGGGTTCCCCACGCCCACGCTGGAGCGGCCGCgcagacgacgacggcgacggtgcCGGTCCACGTCGGGGTGATACTGGACCTTGGCACCGGGCTGGGGAAGAAGAGCCTGCTGAGCCTGGAGATGGCGCTGGAGGATTTCTACGCCGCGCACCCGGCCGCCACCACCAGGGTGCGGCTCCACGTCAAGGACTCCGAACGtgacgtcgtcgccgccgccgccgcaggtaTATACTGTATACTGTATACTGCATATATATCTCCTTCACTTCGCTGCTTGTGATATCTAGCCGCTTGCACTTGCATGGCTTCTTTCAAATGTATGCGGTTCTGCCTGTATGCCTTTTCAGCGTTCTATATTATTGCAGTAATCTGCAATTGTGCAAGTACAAAGAAATTCTACCCTTCTTTCCTCTTTATTAGATTTCTATTCTTATATTTTTGCatttggattaagattcctattcCGGTTACTCGGAGTTGGAGAGATCTAATTCGATTAAGATTCCTAGTTGAtcatattgttatatttttcctatttGGTTAAGATTCTTATTCACTCGAAATATgagagatctaattggattaggATTCCTAGTTATATAAAGAGAAGGGTTATAGGCGGTTTTCTACATTCATAAAGTTAGTTAAGGATGGCCGGACCAAATAATAGGTGGGGAGAAATTTTGcctttttattattaggtatagatatagatataaaattgtatttcataattaatctaataatatttattttatatgaTAAATGTTAGTAACTCTCTTTTTTATAGATTTAGTTCAACTTAAAGCTATTTGATTTTTCAAGAAGGTGAGAgttacattttttttaaaaaaaatggaagGGGATACTATAAATTTGATTAGACTTAAGCTAGTTTGACTTATATAAATCTATAGTTATATTTCTTTTAAATCAGAGAGAGTAAATTAGAAGCGCCGGTTTTTGGATAAGATCGGCCTCAATCTCCGCAAGCAACCGGCGTGAGGTCTGACAAGCAAAGCTCGCTTGTCAGTGTAACGAGTACTGACACCTACTAGTACTGTACCTAACATCATAGGAGTATATATATGCCCAGTGGCTTCGTTTTCTAGTAGGTAGATTTCGATCTCGTGCACCTGTAGCTAGATGACAGCCAAGAGTCCAGGAATTATTTTCTTTCTGCTCGTCTTGGAGTTGATGACGCTTCATGTGTTTGTTGTCCATGTCCTACCTGCAACGGCTGTCATTTTACACCAAACATGCATCGTGCCCTTGACCATCAACCATTGAACTGGATAGACGATAGACCAGTGAAAAAGGCGTCTTTCAGCAGGCTGACCAAGGTTTTCCACAACGTAAAGCTTcactagtgtgtgtgtgtgcgcgcgcggcATTCCATTTGTTTGATTGGAACTGCAGAATGCAGAGCAGAGTAGAGGCATGCAATGATCTCTTACCAGGCTTGAGCAAATCAATTGATGTTAATGCTAGGTTCTGATCCTTGTTGTCAATATCACGAGGAATCTTTTCTAACACCATAACGTGCAACATCACTCCCTCCTGTAGTAAGACCCACAATACAGAACTGAAAAATCCAACTCGCTTCTTATCTCCTTATCTGGCCGGATGCAGCAACAAATTTTTAGGAGCAATCGCTGGCGTACCCAAATTGTGCCGCTGCAATGTTCAAGCACCACTAGAAGTGACGCCcaaaactcaaaaaaaaaaaaaagcactaCTTCATCGCTACACTGTGGAAGGCGAATACTTAATGAATTTCTCTCTTTTCATAAATTGTTTTTCATCACTCCAAGATCTGTCCTCTTCACGTCTGAGTCTTCTCAACGGTGGCACCCTCGGAGCAAATACATGCGTCGTGGCAGTCTAATGCAAAGACGTAGTACAATACACTTTGTTAGCAGTCCTATGCTGCAACCACGCTGTGGTTTCTATAACGTTTACGTCAACAAACACTACCTTATGCAAGGTCCATACATTTGATTTGGAGCACTTCCTACCTTTTGGTGCTGCGATTTTTGGGTTCAACTTCAACGGGCCCTTAAATCATACCACTACTTTTTTATTTACTCTATTTCACACTTACTCTATACATTATATCTATTTGGCCTCCAAACTAAATGTTACAAGTTCATACAAACGACTAATATTTACCACGAATTCAAACATGTTAATTAAAATTGAAACGACATGGTTCGTCGCATTAGATATAATCAATCACAACATAAAATCCACAAACATGAAACACAAGAATGCATCAATTGTCTTCATTGCCATCACCATCACTAGCCTCACTAGCTCCACCCAGTGCACCACTTGATCCACAGAAGCTATCTTTGAATGTGTCATCTGTTGAGCACTTGAGCTACAAGTTGTGCCCTCAACTGCCATCAGATATGCTCTCACATACATCTCCAAAATGTTGACAAAACATGATCTTTTGTTCTTAATCCCACCTCAACCTCTGCTTCTCAATGTCAGCCTTGCGCTTCTTTGTCTCCATTTTGTGCTCTTCTACCGAGACCTTATGCTCATGTATAATCTTGCTTTCCTTTATCTCTCTTCTTTTAATTTCTCTTTCTCCAAAATAAGATTTTGGAGGACCTCTTTGTATGGTCCTCGATCCCCTCCACTCCTCGATTTCTCCTTCGCTTGCTTCCTATCCATTGGCCCTCTTCTTTCCACTTGGCATGGATGAATCGGGAGTGACACTTTTGTCACTTGCCTCTCTTTCTTGCCCATCAACCTAGGGATCTTTGGTAGGCGTTGAGTTATTTGTCCTAGGCTTCTAGAAATTTTCAAGTGATGTGAATTGGGATATTGTGAAAGTATTGCCAAACTAAATATGCAAGACAACACTTTATGGAAAAAAGGCATCAATTAGAGTTTCTAAAACTCCCAAAGATGACAATTTAGGAATACCATGGTCTTCAAAGCTACGTATATAAACAAACTAAGGGGCAGTTTGGCTGGTCAGTTTTTCAGCCAGAATTCACCGTTCtcggctgaaaacactgttcgctctctcacaaattcctccagactTATCCAAATTCCTctaaattcctccaagcgaacagggcattagTGCACCAAATATCCCAAACCTAAAATACTCTACAAAACCAAAATTTTCTATAAATGAAGTTTGAGAAAAAATGGATTATTAAAAATGGTCTTGTGTTTTTATTTCGAAGAAAAGAGATCAAATGCTGAAAATAGTACAATGTAGGGTGTTTTTGGAAATGTAGAGAACCAGGAGCAGAAAAGCAGAGCACCATCGCAGTCGCAGTACCCTATCCCTATTTATTAGaaaaaaaagtctacttaaccccactTATCATActtgtctacttcaccccctcaactatgaaaccgtctgttttaccctctGAACTATCTAAAATCGTCTGCTttacccctgggcggtttttcagcggcggtttcgCTACAGTATGATAGGTTTCATAGTTGAGGAgttgaagtagaccaagtatgataggtggggggttaagtagactttttcctatttATCAGTGATTTCAGTCTTTTTTTTCTCCAGACCTCTTCACGGATCTGCGCCTATCTTTTAGAGCGCGTCCATCGAATGGTCCCTCTCTGATCTCCTGCCTGCAGGTAAGATCCTGTGGCCTCCTGATTCTTTTCCCTTTTTGTGGGATTCCATTCTATTTTCCCCGTGAGTACACTCTGCATTTTCGGTAGGTAACTGCACTCGAATTCGGAAAAGAAAATTGCTCTTGAATCCTGGCTAGTAATGATTCAGCTCCTAATTTCTCTGTTGCATTCTTGCAAGATTTTTTTTAGGTTCAAACCGGGGGGAATGGGGCGTGGGCGGGAGATCCGCACATGATTCATTCATTTTCGGCCTCAAAACGGCCCACAAGATAATTCAGACGTTTTTATTGCAAATTTCTACATTCGAATCGGCAATGTAATTTCACGCAAAGTATGTTGTAAAAAAATTtgaattattgcaagaaatttgaATTGACCTAATATCTGATTCATGAAGGCTCGCCTCCCTTCTCCCAAAGgggaaaggaaaaagaaaaaggagtgcCATTCATAACAGTTGCAACCTTACAGAAGTGCCATCATTCTTCTTTAACTTCAACGATATTTAGTTTTTTATTTATCTAGTTTATGAAAAAAGTTTTTTTCCTTGAAATCCCTTGAAGATAGGTATTAGGCATGAAAAATAAAGTCAGGTCATTCCCTGAGAAAACTTCTTTCTGTTGTCTTGTAGTAATTTTCAGAATATTGGATGACCTCAGCATTTTAACATTGATCTAGTTCCACAGCTTgctaatgttaacttgaatttaAAGAGAATTTCCATGTGCCACATTTGATGGTACCTTTGTCCTCTTTCTTGCAGCAGTAGATCTCATTCATAATGACAAGGTCAGCGTTATCATTGGCCCGCAAAGCACTTTACAAGCTGAGTTTGTTACGTATCTAGCGAACAAGACCAAGGTTCCTGTCATTAGTTTCTCAACAACGGGTGATGCGGCCACTCAGTATAATGTCCCCTACTTCCTTCGAGCTTGTGCCAAGGACTCCTTCCAGGCTGCTTCAATTGCCGCCCTTGTTGAGGTCTATGGCTGGAAAAACATTGTTGTTGTCTATGAAGACGACAACTATGGTGTGGGTATCCTCCCCTCAATTGCTAATGCCCTTCAAGATGTTGAGGCACATATCGTTTACCGTGCAGCCATCCCCGCTTCTTGCCCTGATTATCGCATTGATGAGGAACTATACAAGCTCATGACGATGCAGACACGTGTCTTCATCGTTCATATGTTGCCAGGCCCTGCTTCCCATTTCTTTGCACGGGCTTCAGCAGCTGGTATGATGATAGAGGAATATGTGTGGATTGTCACGGACAATGTTGGTGTCGTCCTTGATGTACTTCCCCAACATACTATTGAAAACATGCAGGGTATTGTCAGTTTTCGGCCATATGTGGCAAAGTCTGCAGGGATTATTGATTTTGTGAGTCGATTTGATGCACTATTCAGAGCTAAGTACCGACAGGCTCATGATGTAAGGATTACAAGACCCACTGTCTACCAATACTGGGCGTATGATGTGGCATGGGCAGTTGCAACTGCAGTTGAGGACACTAAGAGGGTTGGGTTCTCAAATATAGGTTTTCAGACACCACAGGATGTGGGCAAGAACTTAGTTAATGGTCTCCTGGCCTCTCCTGTTGGGCCAGAACTCCTTAGTTCCATTTTGGAAGCAAACTTTAATGGTTTGGCTGGGAGATTCAGGTTCGTTGATGGGCATACGCAGGTTCCCATTTATGAGGTTGTTAATTTGGTAGGAGAAAAAGCAAGAGGCATTGGATTTTGGAGCCCTGGTTCAGGGCTGTCGAGGCTTTTAGAATCGAGCCCTGTCGGAGACCAGGTTAAATCTTCAAGCGCTGGTGAAGTTCTAAAACCTGTCATTTGGCCAGGAGATTCAACCATAGTGCCTAAAGGTTGGGACTTCCCAGTAAATGCAAAGATACTCAGGATTGGCGTACCTGTGAGACGTGAGTTCAAATTTTTTGTGAATGTTGAGGCTAATCATAATACCAACGGATCAAGTGTTAGTGGTTACAGCATTGATGTCTTCGAGGCTGCTGTGAATAGACTTCCATATGCTCTGCGCTATGAGTACATTCCCTATGATTGTGCCAATTCTTATGACCAGTTGATATCCCAGGTGTACTTCAAGGTTAGCCTTTCCTTGCTAAATTGCTATCACATATTTTTCCCTGCCCAATGATACTTACATTCCTAATTCCTCCCCTTGTTTTTCCTTATTGGATGACAGAAGTTTGATGCAGCAGTGGGTGATGTGACAATTATTGCCAATCGATCTAGATATGTCGACTTCACAATGCCATATACAGAGTCTGGTGTCGCAATGCTTGTCTTAGCTAAGAATGATGGTAAAGCAACCATGTGGATCTTCTTAGAGCCTCTAACAAAGGAGCTCTGGATTGCCACTATGGTATTTATCTTCTTCACCGGTCTTGTTGTGTGGACGATTGAACATCCTACAAATGATAAATTCAATGGATCAAGATGGAAACAGTTCAGCACAGCATTCTACTTTACTTTCTCCACTTTGACCTTTTCTCATGGTATCCTTGTTTTGCATAGCACTCTGAACTGCATTTGTCTTTGTAATATTTTGAACTCAAAGTTGTAATTTTTTTGTTTCATGCTTGAATTCTTAATAATACATTTTTTATTTACTTTGTGACAGATCAAATTCTCAAGAAACTTCATTCAAAAGTTGTGGTGGTGATTTGGTGCTTTGTGGTGCTTGTATTGGTGCAGAGCTATACAGCAAGCTTGTCATCCTTGCTTACTGCTAAGAGGCTCCAACCTTCGGTGACTGATCCGATGCAACTCTTGCGCAATGGAGATTATGTTGGGTACCAGAATGGATCATTTGTGTATGCGACGCTTAAGAGACTCAAGTTTGATGCGCAAAAGATAAAGGTCCTGAGCACACTTGAGGAATATGCGAAAGCATTGAGGACGGGATCAAAGCATGGAGGGGTGTCAGCCATCTTTGATGAGATCCCCTATATAAATTCTTTCCTCACACAGTACGGAAAAGAGTTCCAAATAGTTGGCCCCATCGACAGGACTGATGGATTTGGTTTTGTAAGCTCCCTGCAACTGTGCCATAGACCATACAATCTTCATGCCATGCTCACCTGACCATCAATTTTATATTCTGCAGGTTTTCCCTAGAGGCTCCCCGTTGGTGCCCGATCTGTCAAGGGCCATCTTGAACATAACTGAGGGGTGTGAAGGATTTCAGATTCAAAAGAAATGGTTTCGGGATACAGCTCCTTCCCATGATTATGACAATCCCGATACTGATTCCGTACGTCTAGGTTTAGAGAGCTTCAAAGGTCTCTTCATTGTCAATGGACTCACCCTATGTGCCATGCTGGTAATAAACTTCATGCATACCAATTGCACTGAGCCGAGAAACTGTAGTCTACACCGGGTTCATAGCAGTAGAGAAATTGCTACTGACAATGACGACCCACAGCAGGGACAGCAGTTGCAGAACAATGACGCTGCCCTTCCTGAGCCTCTTCAGGTTGAGAGGGGGACCAACTAGATTGTTCTCATCAGGTTGGTTCCTCAAGGTTTGCCCCTTAGGCTCCAGCTGCAAAAGAAATCTGAAAACAGAGGATGATATTGTTCAGCACATTTCACCTTGCTGGGATGGTGTTGCTTGTGTTTGCGTAAGTAGTGGTAAATTCTAGGGGAGTATGGGAGCTTTGAATACGCAGTGCTTATGTTTGTTTTTTAGGTTTGCTGAAACTACATTGTGATCAACTTTGAGTTGATGTTATTCTTTTTAGAACTACTTGATGTTATTACTGGACTGCTGGGCATTTTGATATCACACAACTCTGAATTGCTCGATGTTCCTTGTATCAGACAGTTACCTGATTTAATTAATGAACATTATTTTTGACCTTGCCGTGGTATAAAATTTCGTGGAACTTGTGCCTAGTTTCCTAGATAGATATACTCGTCTTCTGTCTCTAGAAGTCGAATTGCTAGCCGTTTCAAATATACTTGTGGCAACTTtcctaaaaataaataaaaatatatatacttgTGGCAACGAAGATTTAGAAGACTGAATTCAAGTCTGTGGACCTGCACACATTGAACAAGTAGCCAGTGTATTGGCATATATAGCTCTGACTGAAAATTTAGGTCTACAGATGACTGATGTAGGTAGCTTGAATCGGTCATCTGAAGCCACGGCCTCCACATCTCACAATCTCTTGTGCGAGTATACTTGTGCACTGGGAGCAGAGAGTGCAGACATCTCCCTGCATCTCGCATGCTACCTCCAAGTCTCATGCATGCAGGCTCTGCTCAAAGACTTGGGTTCCTGAACAAAACCTGCAGCTGCAGCAGAACTGCAGAAGACTGATTGCCTGCCTGACCACTGACCAGTGACCACGGAGGCACTGACTGACTGACCAAGCGTTCTGGGAAATAATCTTTCAAAGTCAATTGATCGAGGGCATGATATGGAACCCTAAGCCCTTAGTTTCCCACGTGGAGAACTTTCCTTACTTCATTCTCTCGAAATTCGAGCCCTGCGAAATCGTCGTGGTTCCGAACGCGGCATGGATGACGGGGTCATGCATGTATAGGTGGAATGGAATTGACAGACACTGATGCCGCCGTGGTCCGTGGAATGGAATGCCTCCTCGATGAGATCGACGTCGAGGCCTGAAAGTGATGGCACCCACGACTGATGAGTGGTGAACGGCCTCTCGTCACTTCGTCAGCGCCTCGCGAAACTTTGACGAAACGGGCCTTGTGACTCGCTGCGCCCGCACTCTTGGATTTTACAGGGAACAACTGTCCACCTCTGTAGCAGGTATATATTGGGGCAGCAGCTGCGTAGGTTGCAGCGTTCAGGACTTGAGGTGGCAGACTGGCAGCACGATACGCGTGACCATGCAAGGAATGGAGTGGTGGGCGCGGCGCTGCCGGCTCACCGTCGCTCTGCTCATCCTGCTCGCAGTCGCGCATCCGGACGTgttggcggaggcggcggcgccgccgggaACCGGCGGCGTCGTGGGCGTGCACATGGACCCGCACCTTATCGGTGGTGCAAGCGGAGATGATGATGTCGTCACCCATGCAACCGCACCACATGCTGGTAAGAATTGCCTTCCACCTCGCTCGTGTCCTATCCTACTCGTACGTGGGGTATCTCGGATCCATGCCTATGGTTGTACTATTTTGATTGAAAAAGATCGGATTGGTAGCGAATTTCTTACCAAAGAGCTTATGTTTATTATTATTTATCTTAGATTTGTTCGTATAATCGTATTTACCTTGCGAATTGAGCGTAGCTCAGCCGTTAGAGTTCCTTGCAGTGGAACCTATCCACCTGGGTTTAAGTCATCGACCTAACACGGGTGCtcatatttttctagatttattctagGTTTAATCTGACACGAGTGCTtgcatttttctggatttattctaTGATTTAACGGCGTTATTCTTTCAGTGGTAAGTGACATGCCTGTCGACAACGAGACGTCTGtggtgacttcatcaatctcgAGATTTGCCGGTCCAACTCAGTTCTTTGAGGTGCTCGCATTTTCCTGGATTTATTCCAGGTTTAACCTGACACGAGTACTCGTATTTTCCtggatttattccaggatttaacggcTTCAGTGGTAAGTGACGTGTTCGTCGACAGCGAGACGTCTATGGTGATTTTGTCAATCTCGATATTTGCCGGTCCCACTCAATTCTTTAGGGTGAGTGTGCGCTAGTGTATGTGAGTGTTCAACTGGATCTAAAAAAAAATCGTATCTACCTTACATTCTCAAAGTACTTTTACGTTGCAATGAATTTCCAAATGAAAAGCATTAAAAATTTTGCGTACCCTACGAGCGGTTTTTCATTTCCACGACTCTttaaaaaacgatttttattgGGTTAACATAAATATTAGCATTTTTTAATAAATTCAGctaaatttaaaattatttttgACTAAAGCTAGAGTTTTATGAACAGAGGAGGGACGATAACGCAACCACGCAGAGAAATAGAAAATTATATTAGCTAGACTAGAGAAAAGACTCAGTCAACAGTTCACACCCTCCTTTCCTCCAAACTTCCAGTTCTCGTCACTGGAGCTGGAGCCGGAGGCCGGAGCCCATGGTTCGCTCGGCCGCTCCTCGAGGCGATCCTGTCGCACTTCGCACGGCGCCGCTCCGCTCTACGTGGAAGAGGAGCGGGAGGTGTAGGGCCCCCCGTCCCCGTTCCGCAACTGGCGGCTCCCGTTCCCCCGTGCAGAGGCGCAATCCCGGAATAGGAGCTCACCTAGCGCCCCGGCCGCCCCCTCAGGGATGGCGCCGCCTCCACCTCCGCCACCTAGTCCCAAGTCCCAACTGGTCTGACAAGGTTGCTGTTCTGTCTCGCTTTATCCACCCGACGAAATGAATGTTCTATTCTGAATATGGGGCCTCTGAGGTCGGTTTTGGGAGTAACCATTTCGTTTGCCTTATCATCAGAAGCCGAGAAGGATATCTGCATTTGCTGTTCTGTTCTGTTCAAGGGCTCAAAGCGTGGCCTTTCAATTGTACGCTGGTTAAGGTTAGGTCTTAGTAATTTGTTGGCCACTTCGAATTTTTGTTCTTAATGCATCAGAAAGTGGTACACACTGTTAACGGGAAACAAATTGTATTATAAAACTAGACATTCCTGATACCAACTGTAAGTATGATGCAACAGGCTCAATTTTTGGTGTGGGTAAAAATTATTCAACTGCAGGGGGAGTGAAAGAGGCGAAGTTTGTAAATTGGCTCtacctttcttctttttttcaccTGGGAGCCCCATGGTTTTGATGCGCCTGACCTTAGATGGGCGGTAGGGATGATGTCAAAGACAAAGCCAATCAACTGTTTATCTTAATTTTCCCACATGATTGAGCATGGAATTGAAATGTTAAATGGCAATCTGAAGTCAAAATTGATGCATTATAATGGTAAAGAAAAAGAATTGTCCAATACATAGGGAGTGCTTTGAT
The nucleotide sequence above comes from Miscanthus floridulus cultivar M001 chromosome 18, ASM1932011v1, whole genome shotgun sequence. Encoded proteins:
- the LOC136521276 gene encoding glutamate receptor 2.5-like; translated protein: MTMQTRVFIVHMLPGPASHFFARASAAGMMIEEYVWIVTDNVGVVLDVLPQHTIENMQGIVSFRPYVAKSAGIIDFVSRFDALFRAKYRQAHDVRITRPTVYQYWAYDVAWAVATAVEDTKRVGFSNIGFQTPQDVGKNLVNGLLASPVGPELLSSILEANFNGLAGRFRFVDGHTQVPIYEVVNLVGEKARGIGFWSPGSGLSRLLESSPVGDQVKSSSAGEVLKPVIWPGDSTIVPKGWDFPVNAKILRIGVPVRREFKFFVNVEANHNTNGSSVSGYSIDVFEAAVNRLPYALRYEYIPYDCANSYDQLISQVYFKKFDAAVGDVTIIANRSRYVDFTMPYTESGVAMLVLAKNDGKATMWIFLEPLTKELWIATMVFIFFTGLVVWTIEHPTNDKFNGSRWKQFSTAFYFTFSTLTFSHDQILKKLHSKVVVVIWCFVVLVLVQSYTASLSSLLTAKRLQPSVTDPMQLLRNGDYVGYQNGSFVYATLKRLKFDAQKIKVLSTLEEYAKALRTGSKHGGVSAIFDEIPYINSFLTQYGKEFQIVGPIDRTDGFGFVFPRGSPLVPDLSRAILNITEGCEGFQIQKKWFRDTAPSHDYDNPDTDSVRLGLESFKGLFIVNGLTLCAMLVINFMHTNCTEPRNCSLHRVHSSREIATDNDDPQQGQQLQNNDAALPEPLQVERGTN